In Lytechinus variegatus isolate NC3 chromosome 13, Lvar_3.0, whole genome shotgun sequence, the DNA window TACACTTTGGGCCTACTAAATACTTTATGCATGAATGAACAAGCACGGTGACATGAACTGCAAATCAAAACCAGTCGACCACcagatttcaaaacaaagagTTGTAAACGATGcagatttcaaaaaaaaaaaaaaggttttatatGTATTGGAGGTTCAAAGCAAAATTAGGGgtgggaaaatatgaaaattatttgggtttttttgtgtgtgtgtcggggggggggggggggttaattgtCATCTTAAAAATTAGCTTTAAGTTATAATCCCAACTCTTTGTTCTAGATATACTGACAGAGTTGTGGAAAGACTTCATGTTTGGCCTACGAACAGGTTTGAAATAGCAAGAACCTAGATTAAAACAACAATTTGGACAGCATGCTTTGGATTCCATTTTGAATGTTCACgccatgtacatacatgtactgtacatcaatacatgtataattatgttttttctaAAATTGGACAGGAGGTCCGTCGTTTAGTACATAGTAAGCTCAATATTCTTCATTCATTCCAGGCCTACCAACctgtaaacatacaaaataggagtgattcatttacaaaataggagtcacagcatatttcccatagatgactgtacataatatatggacaaaaaaaggagaattttctttccctatgatataatggatattaaaaatttccaaaaaaggAGTAACTCCTTTTAAAAAGGAGTAGTTGGCAGGCCTGTCATTCTCATCCCCTTTTCTTtccagccaccccccccccccaccctctctctctctctccctctcaacAATCTTTTGTTATCTCCCTTTTAAATTGAAGAAATATGATCCCTCGAAAACTACCAATTCCGAAAAGAAtccaattgaaatgaaattttcgaTGAGATAGACAGGGCTCAATAAATCATGGTGAAACTGTTGAATATTAAACATCACTTTCAACTTAATATTCTAGATTAGTCACTcagaagcaagaaaaaaaaccccacaaaaTTGAGATTAGGTTTTCCATcaagatgaaaagaaaaggaaaatgggCTAAATATCTGTTTGAATGAAGCTTGAAGAAAATCTTCTTGAAGTAATTTGTAAACCTAAGAAAGAATGAGAATCACAAACAATTTATGATTGTTAggattatgatttatgattggcagcataaatcaaattttctcagttttttcagaatttttcaaatatatgtaatgcaaaaaaatgtaaagGGTACAAGTAAACTATGCCATATTTCCCTTGAAAAGGCAAACCAGTTATGGGAAGATCATTACCTCTTTGCCCATAAGGTCAGAATGTCAGAAATGTCATGTTGCTAGGCAACCAAGCATGGGATAATCGTTAGTTTCATTTTTCTGCCCAGCTGGATATCTTAGAGGTCAGGGGAAAGAAGCTTGttaaaattgaaacaaattcCTAATTCGAACTTGTCAAGAGTTATCCATGCTGAGTAAAGCAAGGCAGGATATACATGCACACACATGCAAAACTATTTAAATTTGTGTCACTCTGAAAGGTTATTTACAGAGAagcttttcatcaacatttgtcatCCGGCATGTTGTCAGAtagacaactttccttgattttgattggctgagaagcactgttactatgcatggtaactgtcagataaaacatgaCTTGTCTATAGGaagtctgacaagtcctttcattaaATGCTTTCCCTATGtatttacataatttttcattgataTTCCAGACACCCCCTTAAAAAATCCCTCCTTATTGTGTTTTTGTGCCTCAGTGTACAATCCATTTGTTGACTTTCtaacaatttcatgaaataaaagaatataatCTTGACATCTTCATCCTTAAAGATCTCTTTTCTTTGGTTCTCCAACATTTTCAGGTCAGGGAGTTCTTCCGTAGATGCAGAGAAATGCTTGACAGCAGAGAACAGGCCCTTCTACAACAGCTTTCTGAAGAGAGAAAAGTCATAAAGCCCCCTCTATTGACAAAGAAGAGAAAGTCAGTCAAGAACCACACACATCAGCTCAAGCTGAACCCACTGGGGTCGATAGAGGAAGGTAGCGGCAGTGATGAGAACAAACCCTTGAACAACaaggaagaagagaagcaaAACGGATGCGAGGTGGAGCTGAATGCCAAAGACACTCTGAAAAGAAAACGTGGAAGAAAGCTGAAAACTGCCAGGCACGTCGACCTCAAGGATGAGAATGGATATCATCCCACATCAAATCTGAGCAAGTTTCACTTGAGTAAAATAGACAAGAAGGAGATGAAACAATACGAAAATGCTGTCCAAAATCTGGGATTGATCTATGTGGGCAATGCGGATCCTTCAAAAACAATCGCAGTGGCACGGCCAGCGTTGGTGTGCGCAAAGTGCACTGCTAAAGTGAAAGCTATTGATAAGCGGGGTAAAGAATGTAAGCAAGGAGGGGACAGCTTTACTGCTAACATGCAAACCCCTGATGGAGGGTCGCTCCCTTGTGAGTTCTTTGATAATGACAATGGGACCTACACTATTACCTTCAGACCAAAAGTGGCCGGGACACATGAACTGAACATTCTAGTCTCTggacagccaatcaaaagcagCCCTTTGCAGGTCAAAGTACAGCCAGTAAGGTTACAGGCCAAGAGTTCCTTTGTTGGTGGTCCGTGCATGTTTGGGTTGGACATTCCGAACAGGTATAGGGTTCCTTTTGGGGATAAACGCGATGAGAGCGAGATGGAACGGGCCCGTCTCACTCCTGATATGATGAACATTTTCGTAAGAGATCAGGAGGGGAAACCTGTGGATTCCTCGGTCGTAGGCTGCGTTTGCAATGACAGGGAAGTCTCAACCTACAATGTTCGATTCTTGCCAGCATCACCAGGGGATTATGACATCAATGTGCTTCTAAAGACAACAGGTGATGTCATCGCTCAACAGGTTATACCCGTTCATGCAAAGGAACAGATAGGACGCAGCGGAAGTGGTGTAGGGGAACTGCTCAACCCGACAGACCTCACCATAACCCCTCATGGGGACATCTTTGTAGCGGATACTGTAGAGAACTCTCGCATCCAGCGCTTCTCCTCAGACGGTAGATACCTCAGTCAATTCCCAGTAGACTTCCAAGAACCGGCTTTGATAGGTTCCGACTCTGCTCACATTGCAGCAGTGTTCCTAAGCTCAAAGCAAGTAGTTGTTTACACCTACGATGGCTACCCCGTCCATCAGTTTGGACATGACCAGCTTACCCATCCTCATGGTATAGCTCTCAACTCCCAGGGAAACATCCACATAATTGACCTCACCTTACAATGCCTTCTAATCTTCACCAAGGTCGGCAAGCTTCTTACTCGTCTTGGACAAGACGGTTCCCGCCCGGGAGAATTCAACCATCCCCATTTCATCGCCATCGGCTCCGATGATCACATATTCGTGAGCGAAGCCCGCAACTTCCGCATCCAGGAGCTTAGCAGCATTGGCTCTTACGTCAAAGAACTCCGCTCCAAGGACAAAATGGCTGAACCCGGATCCATCGCCATAACGACTGGAGGTCACCTTCTGGTGCACGACGAGAAGAGCCAGAAGATACAGATTGTTAACTTGGATGAGAATCGATTTGCAGGAAGTCTGCCTTTAGAGCTTATCCAACCAAACACCGGACGCATCGATGTTACACATGATGGTTACATAATCATCCTAGACATGTTTCATCACTGCCTTTGGCGATACCGTATACCATATGAATCTTAGGACATTATATTTGTTTGCAAGATATTATGTCTATATCTATTGTACAGAAAATTGTGTGAAATATACACTGAACAACAaagatatattgatttttttgtgtgcCTATAAACCAAAGTGAATGCAGTATTGTAGGAATCTTGAATCGatgtaccggtacatgtatttagtaaaaaaacatatttgggTGTGAGCTTTGCGAATCAACATGGCCTGTTAAAATAACCATGTAATTCATTCTCGGCAAGCAGTTATCTGGGGGTATTAAATAATATCATGTACAGTACAATTTCAGAATTATGTACTGCTCCAATGATAAATACATACTTTTTCAGATTTATTTATTGTCATTTCTTTCCTCTGAAATTTGTTTGGAgttttaaagtttcatttttaGGACAAGATTTAAGttattattgagaaaaatcaaaggataaattgttatcaatttcaaattatttagaTGGTACTGGTAACTAAAAAATAGTATGTAATTTCAAGtgtctgtcccccccccccatatctatatttcaaagatttttataAATTCACCAAAACTTGACCAAAAAAGGCCCATCTTTGCAACTATCTGAAAGTATTTGATCAAATAATGTGCAAATGTGTCATgtgctttattttcatttaaaataaatggGTGAGTGGCATTGTTTGTTCTGAATATGTTTTGAAAGTAATAGAGGTGTCAGTGCTTTACAAGTGTTACATGTTCATGCTGCACAAAGTGTTCCTTGTAGaatactttaaatgaaaaaaagacaaacacaGGATCAATTTCCCAAATGCGATCTGCGTTTGATCAACCTGGCCTTTTAAACAgaaggtcatgggttcaaatcctagccatgacatgttttccttcagcaagaaatttatccacactgtgctgtaCTCGactcaggtgaggtgaatgggtaccaggcaggattaattccttgaatgcttgaacgcctaggcagcccagctaaagccgggataataatagcagggcccgttgggagaacagtttttcggaactgaagtggatACCCTGGGAAAATACACGTATAccgctatcattattattactagtatCAAGAAGTACCGCTAATGTAAAAAATTTCTGGGACATGGTAGATTTCATTGTTGCTGACCTTGTGGCGCTGCATGGatttttggttacacttcgtaattccgaagattctttattccgaaggttcgtaattccggaacacgtaaattgcctttacctcaatgttcgttaatctgaaaacgtaaATGGGTTCGTTGATCCAAACATTCATGGC includes these proteins:
- the LOC121426492 gene encoding tripartite motif-containing protein 2-like, whose product is MVKFVSGKTGYHDEIFNMWNREIQQGNKMEGDERHISTARIDLTPPTSPKPTGDTPHPPAPSTTATSTEVSEKPIDSMDSVKTEVREFFRRCREMLDSREQALLQQLSEERKVIKPPLLTKKRKSVKNHTHQLKLNPLGSIEEGSGSDENKPLNNKEEEKQNGCEVELNAKDTLKRKRGRKLKTARHVDLKDENGYHPTSNLSKFHLSKIDKKEMKQYENAVQNLGLIYVGNADPSKTIAVARPALVCAKCTAKVKAIDKRGKECKQGGDSFTANMQTPDGGSLPCEFFDNDNGTYTITFRPKVAGTHELNILVSGQPIKSSPLQVKVQPVRLQAKSSFVGGPCMFGLDIPNRYRVPFGDKRDESEMERARLTPDMMNIFVRDQEGKPVDSSVVGCVCNDREVSTYNVRFLPASPGDYDINVLLKTTGDVIAQQVIPVHAKEQIGRSGSGVGELLNPTDLTITPHGDIFVADTVENSRIQRFSSDGRYLSQFPVDFQEPALIGSDSAHIAAVFLSSKQVVVYTYDGYPVHQFGHDQLTHPHGIALNSQGNIHIIDLTLQCLLIFTKVGKLLTRLGQDGSRPGEFNHPHFIAIGSDDHIFVSEARNFRIQELSSIGSYVKELRSKDKMAEPGSIAITTGGHLLVHDEKSQKIQIVNLDENRFAGSLPLELIQPNTGRIDVTHDGYIIILDMFHHCLWRYRIPYES